From Variovorax sp. J2L1-78, the proteins below share one genomic window:
- a CDS encoding adenylate/guanylate cyclase domain-containing protein yields the protein MSAAAILIVDDVDRNVRLLAGILAARGFRTRTADSGEAALRCIAADPPDLVLLDVMMPGMNGYDVCRAIRADPSCAVLPVVLVTALDPEQERVKGLEAGADDFLSKPIHQAELMARVRSLLRVKSLYDEVQRQRLELQAWNRTLEQRVEEGVRQLERVSRLKRFFSPALAEAILAGGADDPLRSHRCEITVVFLDLRGFTAFTETSDPEEVMGVLGQYHAAMGRLVLAHEGTLERFSGDGMMIFFNDPQPLPDAPQRAVRMAIEMQRAMMVLSTQWRRRGYDLHMGIGIAQGFATLGGIGFDGRIDYGAIGTVTNLAARLCGEAAGGEILISPRVRAAVQEAQDKEVGGVRWRIEDAGELDLKGFHRKVRAARVLGVGSGDASDAE from the coding sequence GTGAGCGCGGCGGCGATCCTGATCGTGGACGACGTCGACCGCAACGTCCGGTTGTTGGCCGGCATCCTGGCGGCGCGTGGATTTCGCACGCGCACCGCGGACTCCGGCGAGGCGGCCTTGCGCTGCATCGCGGCGGACCCGCCGGACCTGGTGCTGCTGGACGTGATGATGCCCGGCATGAACGGCTACGACGTGTGCCGCGCCATCCGGGCCGACCCGTCGTGCGCGGTGTTGCCCGTGGTGCTGGTGACCGCACTCGATCCGGAGCAGGAGCGGGTCAAGGGGCTGGAGGCGGGCGCGGACGACTTTCTGAGCAAGCCGATTCATCAGGCCGAACTGATGGCCCGTGTGCGTTCGCTGCTGCGCGTCAAGTCGCTCTACGACGAGGTCCAGCGGCAGCGCCTCGAACTGCAGGCCTGGAACCGGACGCTGGAACAGCGCGTGGAGGAGGGCGTGCGTCAGCTCGAACGCGTCAGCCGTCTCAAGCGCTTCTTCTCGCCGGCCCTGGCCGAAGCCATTCTTGCGGGCGGCGCCGACGACCCGCTGCGCAGCCACCGGTGCGAGATCACCGTGGTCTTCCTCGACCTGCGCGGCTTCACGGCCTTCACCGAGACCTCCGACCCCGAAGAGGTGATGGGGGTGCTGGGCCAGTACCACGCGGCCATGGGCCGGCTGGTGCTGGCGCACGAGGGAACGCTGGAGCGCTTCTCGGGCGACGGCATGATGATCTTCTTCAACGATCCGCAGCCACTGCCCGATGCGCCGCAGCGGGCGGTGCGCATGGCCATCGAGATGCAGCGCGCGATGATGGTGCTCAGCACCCAGTGGCGTCGCCGCGGATACGACCTGCACATGGGCATCGGCATCGCGCAGGGGTTCGCGACGCTTGGCGGCATCGGCTTCGACGGCCGCATCGACTATGGGGCGATCGGCACCGTGACGAACCTGGCCGCGCGCCTGTGCGGCGAGGCGGCGGGCGGGGAGATCCTCATCTCGCCGCGGGTCCGGGCCGCCGTGCAAGAGGCGCAGGACAAGGAGGTGGGGGGTGTGCGGTGGCGCATCGAGGATGCGGGCGAACTGGACCTGAAGGGCTTCCACCGGAAGGTGCGCGCGGCGCGCGTGCTGGGCGTGGGGTCAGGGGATGCGAGCGATGCCGAATGA
- a CDS encoding ATP-binding protein, whose protein sequence is MSLPDSSPHPLPDARASPSGMKRLWLWSPATREIHRGRLFRRYLLLMLFLVTMVLGVSSAIGLYFSYQENKSALASLEKEKAISAASRIEQYVQQLTQQLGYASLAQLDASDLEARRTEFWRLLRQAPEVTDIAQLDRRGREQIAVSRLGLDTMGSAIDRSAEPAFREAVAEAPWFGPVYFNRDTEPYMTVAIRAGGDQGGVTIAQLNLKFIWDVVSRIQVGQNGKAYVVDRDGLLVAHPDIGLVLRKTSVAALAHVRAAAQGGAQHDEAMVSQDLQGAAVLTSTALIQPLGWRVFVEQPISEVYAKLDASILRAVLLLLAGLAVSALAASLLARRMVQPIRTLARGARRIGEGELDQQIVVNTGDELEGLAAQFNRMSAQLRESYGELERKVAVRTAELSASLEFQTATAEILRVLSRSPTDLQPVLEAVTQRLLTLCRAQGCRIWLPEDDGLLPAAGHAGHLDDVDPRPLLAFDDPALVARAFREAHTLHADGPAADRPAHDGVGSALAVPMLREGTAVGVIAVSRDAPGGFPAAQVRLVETFADQAVIAIQNARMFREIEEKSRQLEIANRHKSAFLANMTHELRTPLNAIIGFSEVLSEGLFGDINERQLEYLRDIHSSGRHLLSLINDVLDLSKIEAGRMELDLSCFNLGLLLDDALTLVRERAQRAGLSLSVEVGPGLEEWIADARKVKQVVINLLSNALKFTPPGGSIRLCARRADVDAQPIAELSVSDTGVGIAMEDQTIVFEEFRQGGGDRVRKAQGTGLGLPLSRRFVELHGGQLSLTSRLGEGSTFRFTLPLQGLEVPA, encoded by the coding sequence ATGTCTCTGCCGGACTCCTCGCCCCATCCGCTGCCGGACGCGCGCGCGTCGCCCTCGGGCATGAAGCGCCTGTGGCTGTGGTCGCCCGCCACGCGCGAGATCCATCGCGGCCGGCTGTTTCGCCGCTACCTGTTGCTGATGCTGTTCCTGGTGACGATGGTGCTGGGCGTCTCGAGCGCGATCGGGCTCTATTTCTCCTACCAGGAGAACAAGTCCGCGTTGGCCAGCCTGGAGAAGGAGAAGGCCATCAGCGCCGCGTCGCGCATCGAGCAGTACGTCCAGCAGCTCACCCAGCAGCTGGGCTATGCGTCCCTCGCGCAGCTCGATGCGTCCGACCTGGAGGCGCGCCGCACGGAGTTCTGGCGGCTGCTGCGGCAGGCACCCGAGGTGACCGACATCGCGCAGCTCGACCGTCGCGGCCGCGAGCAGATCGCCGTCTCGCGCCTGGGGCTGGACACCATGGGCTCGGCCATCGATCGCTCCGCGGAGCCGGCTTTCCGCGAGGCCGTGGCCGAGGCCCCGTGGTTCGGCCCGGTCTACTTCAACCGCGACACCGAGCCCTACATGACGGTGGCCATCCGCGCCGGCGGCGACCAGGGCGGCGTGACGATCGCGCAGCTGAACCTGAAGTTCATCTGGGACGTGGTGTCGCGCATCCAGGTGGGCCAGAACGGCAAGGCCTATGTGGTCGACCGCGACGGCCTGCTGGTGGCCCATCCGGACATCGGGCTGGTGCTGCGCAAGACCAGCGTCGCCGCACTCGCGCATGTGCGCGCAGCGGCACAGGGCGGTGCGCAGCACGACGAGGCCATGGTCTCGCAGGACCTGCAGGGGGCGGCCGTCCTGACCTCGACCGCGCTGATCCAGCCGCTGGGCTGGCGGGTTTTCGTGGAGCAACCGATCTCGGAGGTGTACGCCAAGCTCGATGCCTCGATCCTCCGGGCGGTGCTGCTGCTGCTGGCGGGCCTCGCGGTCTCGGCGCTGGCCGCGTCGCTGCTCGCCCGGCGCATGGTGCAGCCGATCCGCACGCTGGCGCGGGGTGCGCGGCGCATCGGCGAAGGCGAACTCGACCAGCAGATCGTGGTGAACACCGGCGACGAACTCGAGGGCCTGGCCGCGCAGTTCAACCGCATGTCGGCCCAGCTGCGCGAGTCGTATGGCGAGCTCGAACGCAAGGTGGCGGTGCGCACCGCCGAACTGAGCGCATCGCTCGAGTTCCAGACGGCCACGGCCGAGATCCTGCGGGTGCTGAGCCGGTCGCCGACCGATCTGCAGCCGGTGCTGGAGGCCGTGACGCAGCGGCTGCTGACACTCTGCCGCGCGCAGGGCTGCCGGATCTGGCTGCCGGAAGACGACGGCCTGCTTCCTGCGGCCGGCCACGCGGGCCACCTCGATGATGTCGATCCGCGCCCCTTGCTGGCCTTCGACGACCCGGCCCTGGTCGCGCGTGCGTTTCGCGAGGCGCACACGCTGCACGCCGATGGTCCCGCGGCGGACCGGCCGGCCCACGACGGCGTCGGTTCCGCCCTCGCGGTGCCGATGCTGCGCGAAGGCACGGCCGTGGGTGTGATCGCCGTTTCGCGCGACGCACCGGGCGGCTTCCCGGCGGCGCAGGTGCGCCTGGTCGAGACCTTCGCCGACCAGGCGGTGATCGCCATCCAAAACGCGCGCATGTTCCGCGAGATCGAAGAGAAAAGCCGGCAGCTCGAGATCGCCAACCGCCACAAGTCGGCCTTTCTCGCGAACATGACCCACGAACTGCGCACCCCGCTCAACGCCATCATCGGTTTCTCCGAGGTGCTGAGCGAGGGCCTGTTCGGCGACATCAACGAGCGGCAGCTCGAGTACCTGCGCGACATCCATTCGTCCGGTCGGCACCTGCTCTCGCTGATCAACGACGTGCTCGACCTCTCGAAGATCGAGGCGGGGCGCATGGAGCTGGACTTGAGCTGCTTCAACCTCGGCCTGCTGCTGGACGATGCGCTCACGCTGGTGCGCGAACGTGCGCAGCGCGCCGGCCTGTCGCTGTCGGTCGAGGTCGGGCCGGGGCTGGAGGAATGGATCGCGGACGCGCGCAAGGTCAAGCAGGTGGTGATCAACCTGCTGTCGAACGCGCTGAAGTTCACGCCGCCGGGCGGCAGCATCCGGCTGTGCGCACGCCGCGCCGATGTCGACGCGCAGCCGATCGCCGAACTGAGCGTCTCCGACACGGGCGTGGGCATCGCGATGGAAGATCAGACCATCGTCTTCGAGGAATTCCGCCAGGGCGGTGGCGATCGGGTGCGCAAGGCGCAGGGCACGGGCCTGGGCCTGCCGCTGTCGCGCCGTTTCGTCGAACTGCATGGCGGCCAGCTGAGCCTGACCAGCCGGCTGGGCGAGGGCTCGACCTTCCGCTTCACCTTGCCCCTGCAGGGCCTGGAGGTTCCGGCGTGA